A segment of the Marmota flaviventris isolate mMarFla1 chromosome 2, mMarFla1.hap1, whole genome shotgun sequence genome:
TTATTAACTCACTAAAAAATACCTAAAGTCAGCCTGAACAGCCACcgacattttatagatgagaaagtcAAGGTGCAGGATGGGGCAAGAACAGCCTCCAGGATAAGGTATCCTTGCTTGACTTCACCTATTTATGATTTTGTTCTAAAATAATTCTCAGGGTAAGCATAAAACCAAATGGCTGTACCATTTCAGAATTTCCCTTTACCCAttgtatttaaaatgtcattactTTCACTTCCAGATTTCCGCGATGCTGGCAGAGCTTGCCACAGTAAGTGGCGCCCTCTGGTGCACAGATGCTGCAAGCCCTTCCACGCCAGGCTGTGGTCCTCGACTGATGGGGAATTTGAGTTAGGATAGGAGACTGTTTACATATGCTAAGACGCATGGAGACAAACCAGGGGAAATGCAAGTCATTTGGACACATTGACTGTggtttgtttatgtatttgtcAAGGATGTCTCATTCCCCatgaaaatgaatttgttttgGCAAAGCCTTTTCACccattttgtcaaatgtttctCAAAAAACATACTCCTTAGACATTTTACAATCATGTTTATATAAATTGTGTTAgtgtttttgcagtactagagatgaaacccaagggcactctaccactgagctacatcccctgccttatttatttatttttattttttattttttattttattttgagacagcgtctcacttgtgttgcccagtttggcctcacacttgcaatctccctgcctcagcctcctgcatggTGTGAACCACCGCACCCAGCGAAATGTTttgagagagttttttttttttttttgaagtggaaAACATGTTTACATGTGAAAGACAAAGAATATAAACATATTGTTTGCCTTTGAGAGAAGAAATGATGAGGATTCCTATAACCCTCAATTCCTAGTGAGAATTTCAACAGAGAAGTCTGGGGCAGCCCATACAATTACTGCATCGTGAGCATTGGGCACTGATATCCCTGCATCTCTAAAGGGGAATGCTGAGTTGTTTTCTGTAGACTCTGACTTTCAATCTTGAAAGTGACTTAAGTTCCTTCTgcagaaataaggaagaaaataatgcaGATGGAAGTCAGTAAAGCACCAGCCAACCACTGCAACAGCCACTGACACTGAGATGCTGATTCCCTGACACTGGAATGGTGTATATCTGTCCCTATTGCTCTGCCCTACTCCTGTCTGCCCTACAGACTTGCACCCTGTTTAATTTATTgacagaaataaatgcaaatgttGCATTAATCAAATGTGTATATCATAAGTATTCTTTCAGTATTGCCTGAACTTTGAAATCCTGAACCTAAGAGTTTTAACATTGAGTTactattcaaaattttaaaaagaatgtatgtTCTTTCCTCTTGCACTTCTTGGCCAGAATAACCTGCCTAGGTCCTTGAAAGCTAAAAGAGAGATACATGGTGACACATTCTTAGTCAATGTGGCCAATCTAGCAAGTTCTGTCACTCAAAGAGAATTTTCCCAGCCTGAAGGACAACAACTGCTTTGGGACCATGATCATGCCAAATACTGAACTTAAACCTGTGAAGGAATTCTTGAATAAGGATGTTGTCTATTTTTCACATATGATAACCAGTGATATCAGTATCTATGGGTCAAAGAAATGAGTGTATATTTCCCAAACTAACTCTTCACTCAGACTAACTCCTAGCTCAGAGTGGtactttttctcctcctcctcctcctcctcctcctcctcctcttcctcctcttcctcctcatcctcttcttttttttttgatattgggggttgaacccaggtatTTGtgactgagatatatccccatccctttttattttttgagacagggtctcactaagttgctgtggccgGCCTGGaactagggatcctcctgcctcagcatcccaggTTACCAATTacagcatgtaccaccatgcctggacagAGGGATACACTCCAACCAAGAAGATcaatccttcctccattgcagcAGACAGGTACACTCAGTGAGAGCCTACTCTCATCCCTGTGATATCCAGGATACTGCAAGGGAAAGACTAATCTTGCCTTTTGGCACCAAGAGATGGGAACTTCCCATATGGTCTGCATCACTGGATTATATCAGGACAAATCTTTCATTAAatctggaaaagacaaaaggtAAACATAAGATAAAAGTGTGATTAGGTCATCGCCAAATTATTCTGCTAACTtaataagtaaaatcaagatcATGGGATGATAACCAAGGAAAGTTAGGTAAACTACTAAAACTATCACATCTCATTTAATCACAGTTCAGAGTTCCCTAATTTCTGTTGAAGTTATTTTTTACTAATCACCTATTTGTGGAAAAAAACTAGAGAACTCATTAGGAAGGGTCCATTCATGCATTTATATTGGAACAAAAAGGAATTACAAACCATTCCAgctcagagacagagacagagacagagagagagagagagagagagagagaggagggagggcttTCAAAAGCACAATGAAGTAGCAGCTCAAAGGAAGCACTCTGAAGGCATAGGGTGTCATACTTCAAGATGTAATGTGTTTATAAGAGACTTCTAAATGATACTTTACTCTAGAAAGATACATGGATCCAGCAAACAAAGGGTAGAAGTAGGAGAGGTTTCACTTACCATCACCTCAATTGACCCACTGAGAAATACTGTGCTTTTATTTCTGTACCTCTGAGTTCAGCAGGGTTAAAGGTCGAGATCCCCAAAGAGGATGTACCCTTGCCAAGTGATATGGCAAAGGTCCCACTGAACTGCAAGCTACATCTGCTATCAGAACACTTTGGACTTCTATTGTCTAAGGACCAGCAGATGAGAATAGGAGTCACCGAGTTGTCACAGCTAAATAACCCTGATTAGCAGGAAGAGATACGGTTGCTTTTATGCAATGCAGGAAGAGAAGAATACATGTAGAGCCCAGATGATATATATGGGTGCTTCCTGGTACTTCCATTCTCTGTTATAGCTGTGAATGTTCATGTGCAGTCACTTCAGTCCAAGAAAGATACAGGTTTGGGCCCCTTTCATTGAAGGTTTGGATCACGCACAAGATAAGCCTTTCAGAAATTAGGGCGAAGGCAAATAGAATTCATAAGAAAAGGGAAGTGGATGGATGCCAGCTGCAGTGTGGAGATCAGCAGCTATAGTTTGTTTGACCCACTATTCTACCTCTTCTAAGTTTCTGTTTGGGAACACCAGTCCACAGAAGATTGAaggattgttgttgttgttgttgttgatgttgttgggaggctttttgtttttatttttgtttttttaagctaCAGGAGTAGATCTGTGTGGCTCAAGAGGTGCCACAGATTGTGGCACAGTTCTAACAAAGTTTCTACATGATTGTACAAGtggttactttttacactgagaaaGTCTTTGTCTAGTAAATCTAAAAAGAGAGACATACCTCTTAAGTTTTATCAACAAAAAAATAcgaataaaatgtcaaaataaaaataagatataaagcCAAGCActgtagtacatgcctgtaatcccagctacttgggaggctgagacagagtcccaaattcaaggtcagcctgaaaAACtaagtgaaactctgtctcaaaaataaaatgaaaaaggttgGGAGAGtaactcaggggtaaagtgcctatgggctcaatctccagtgccacacacacacacacaccaaaaaaaaaaaaaacaatttaaagaaagggctatggatgtaggTCAGTAgaagagcacatgcctagcatgcataaggccttagGCCTGATTCccaaatcctcaaaaaaaataaataaataaaaagaaaaagggaaaaaaggacaaaaagCAGGTACTATAAATATTAAACAGATTATGAATGACTTtgtgctaattttttttatataccagggagtgaacccaggggcacttaaccactgagccacatcaccagtcctttttattttttattttgaggcagggtcttgctaagttgctgaggctggcctggaacttgcaattctcctatctcagcctcctgagtccctggaattacaggcgtgcagcaTCATGCCCAACTgtgctaatatttttttaaacttttggtgAAATGTATAAATTCTTAGGAATAAACACAATCTGTTAAAGCTTTttcatgaagaaatggaaaagtcaGCATCTCTGTAACcattaagaaaactgaaatacaagttaaaaataGTCTTAAAGAAAATGTCAGGGCCGAGAGCCTTACAAGTGAGTTCtatcaaatatgaaaataagggctggggatgtggctcaagtggtaacgtgcttgcctggcatgtgtggggtgctgggttcgatcctcagcaccacacaaaaataaaataaagacgttgtgtccacagaaaactgaaaaataaatattaaaaaactctctctctctcttaaaaaaatgaaaataacataatttcaatcacagaaaatacaaaaagaaggaATACTCCCTCACTCCTTTCTGATAGCTAACATATAACCAGGATACCAAAATCGTGCAATAATAactcacaaaatattaaaaaactaaaatcacttatgtaaaaaaaaagataaaaggcaCAAACAAAATGAGTTTATCCAAGGAAACCAAGATTGGTTAAATATTCCAAAAGCAATTAATCTTATTCACCTTATTCACCTCTTTAACTGATTAAAAGATAGATACTATTTGATCATATCattagatgtaaaaaaaaaaatcattcaataaaATTCCTGAtcccatcaaaaaataaataaattcccaaTCCCTGCAAGAAAAGAAACCGGAAGTAGAAGGAAGGAATTCTTCTAATCTAGAAATGAGCATCTATCAACAACTAGACCTACCACGATGTTTTATTAAAGATTTATGGAAGGCGCTTTTTATAACAAGAAGTAGGTTAACTGCTGAAGGTCAAAAGCAACGACTGAAGTTAACAGCTCTTGGTATAGGAGATGTGAAatgaaatttttagattttttttaccaTTATTCCAGGAGGGAAAACCCTCACACCTGTGGGTGCCTGGCCAGTCAATTCATGGATGGTCGCCCTAGAGTGAGGTACCTCTTGTGAGTCAAAGCCCGGTCACAATTTGGGGGGAAGTCACAGAAGACATGGTCACCTATGACTGCTCCCTCTTGTGAATACAAGAACGTCCTTCAGAATGGATTCTATCCACAGTGGATTCTGAGGAAGAAATGAGCTCCTTTTCAGTGCAGTCAAACGATAAAGCTCATCACACAAGTAAGATGCACTGTACATATcctactttcttttcctttatgccTCTGTGCTCGAGTGTAAATCTGAAGGTGGCAAGTTCAGTACTAAAGAGCCTGAGTGCATGAATGTTATGATAGACTCAGAAATctgtttttttgaaaattagattGCATTTACGCtggatgattttgttttgttttgttgttgttcttgttcatTCTCCTACTATCCTCCAGCTCAATAACTTCTAGCCTGTCACACACCATCCTAAGTTCTAGACGCAGGCAGCGGGATTCAGGTGGCGCGGCGCCCTCTGCCGGCCAGTAGAGGGCCTCCGGAGCTCGCCGGAGCTGACGACCGCGCCTAGCGGACTCTAGTCACCCCTCTTCTCCACTGAGCAGCTACTACTGGGGTTTGTTTCCATAGAGGAAACTGGTCTCCCTCCCAGGACTCGTCCCTAATCCTCTTCGCAGGAGCCCATGGGAGAGATAGAAGCAGTAGATCCTCGGAGCTCCCCGGGGGCGTGGGAGGGAGACTGGGGAGCGGGCGGGGCGGAGCCATGTGGAGCCCTTATTAGAGCAGCACAAGGACATAGCCCACCACAATCCCGGGATTGCTTAGCAGCTCGGTGCGAGCAAAGCTTTCTCAGAGTAGATCTCCGTTACACCGACTGCGTCCCCGCAACCCTCTATTCATGCATATCTTACCCTGCATCAAAAACCTAACAATGTCAGGGATGGGGGACCTGGGGTGGGGAGTAGCAACTGTGAGAGAAATGCAGAATCACGCATGAGCGTGCGGGAGCAATGAGGGATCCAACGTTCAAAGGGAAGAAGCCTTTACAGGAAAGACTGACAGGGCCTCAAAGATTTAAAGGTGTAAGCAGCAAGTCGCTTGGTTCCCATGTCAGATTTGGGAGGAGCCTAGCCATCCAGGTGAACAGGTACCCCCTGTCCACAGCCCACACGGATGGGCCTGGTGGAGTCCATCTTGCGGTAGTGGCAATGAGGGGGTCGGGTTCCTGGGGTGGCAAAGCAGTCAGTGACCCTGACATCATGAGTACTGTCATGGCAGTTGTGCATGGAAGGGATGTTCATACAGGACACTGGTGGAGTTTTGCAGAAATCTACAATGATGGCCAGATTCTCATGAATGAAAGTGTTGATCTGCTTGCATTTACCCTTATGGATCATCCAGAGGCGCCTCATCATCACATCACAGTATCGGCGGTTTCCTCCTGGGACCAACGACTTGGGATTGTCTATGTGTCGTTTTGAGAAGGACAGGGCTGGAGTGAAAACAGTTAAgtccaggagaaggaggagagggaggaggatccACCTCAGATTCATGTTTTCTGGGAAAGCAGGTCACAGAAAGAGCAGGGTCAGGCAGCAAgcctctttcctttccccaaaATACCTGTTTCTAAGAACTTTTGGCCTATCTTGATCCAGACATTTAAGGTTGGCAATTTTCCTCTTCTGCATCTATCTTCACTTTCCTTCTATGCACTCACCACAAATATTCCCACATCCTACTTCTATCTCATACTCTTACATTTCCCTGGGTAAGAGGTGAGAAGTGGAGTGATTCGTCATAAAGGAGTCCCTGCCATACAAGGTTATTTCCAAATCCTAAAGCAACTCTTGCTCCTTACCTAAGAAGACCAGTTAACCTAAAAACTTTCATCTCTCAAGTGTTTGCATCTAGCAGCCCATCTGCTGCTCAACACAGCCCCATGCGGTGAGGCAGGCATCATTGCCAACCTCTTTCTGCAATGACCTAACACAAGGAAACTGACAGCATATGTCTGCATCTTGGGAACTATTTCCGCGTCCTTAAATACATATGCCTGTTTTAAACactggtttttaaaatgtaaacatttgaATTCTAAGGGGAGTTGAGTTTATATTTTCCCCACATATTTCTCTGCCTCAGAATAAAGACTCCCAAATCTTCCATATATAGGATCCATCATCAGGAAACTTCCCAATTTCTGGGACTCAGGGTTTCTGGGTGATGGGATGTGTGAGCCTTCTGTCTCTGGGTCTAATATTCTGTCTCCTTTTTTGAATACCTGGGAGTCCCAGGGAAGCCTTTTCTGCAGAACAAGTGACATCCACAGAAAATGATATGTTCTTCTCAGAGGTGGATATTCCTAGGAAAGAGTAGAAACATCAttgcctctctccttcctctaatCCTGTAGAAGTGACATTGTGGATATTTTCTTCCCAGACTTCTGGGTAAAGGCCATTGATCTAAAACAGATTGCCAAGTAGGTCTGATTTCTTGCTTACTATTTCACACCCAAAATGTTTACCAGCATCACACAGAGTGCCTATGACATCATTCAAACATGCAAAAACCTCTCGTTTAGTGCCTGTTTTTCAAAAGTTTGCTTTCAGTGCTGGACGTATCATTTCATCC
Coding sequences within it:
- the LOC114080784 gene encoding ribonuclease pancreatic-like, with the translated sequence MNLRWILLPLLLLLDLTVFTPALSFSKRHIDNPKSLVPGGNRRYCDVMMRRLWMIHKGKCKQINTFIHENLAIIVDFCKTPPVSCMNIPSMHNCHDSTHDVRVTDCFATPGTRPPHCHYRKMDSTRPIRVGCGQGVPVHLDG